In the Chroococcidiopsis sp. SAG 2025 genome, one interval contains:
- a CDS encoding class I SAM-dependent methyltransferase, translated as MIQWYKEDLAYIHDVGFSDYALKSAAAILEILAQNQIREGLIVDLGCGSGLSAQEFSKAGYSVLGVDISTSLINIARTRVPEAEFRVGSLFKVEIPSCNVITSIGECLNYLFDVDNNCQILGQFFHRIYDTLTPGGIFIFDIAEPGQIEPGATIKGFTQGKDWIVLVEKQEDWQQKRLIRRIITFRKVEEYYRRDDEVHCLQLYKVEDVARELSQAGFQIQIGRSYGQYNLPKAHAVFVARKE; from the coding sequence ATGATTCAGTGGTACAAGGAAGACCTCGCATACATTCACGATGTCGGATTTAGCGACTATGCTCTCAAATCTGCTGCCGCGATCTTGGAAATCTTGGCTCAAAATCAGATACGGGAAGGTCTAATAGTAGACTTGGGTTGTGGCAGCGGATTATCGGCGCAAGAATTCTCAAAGGCGGGTTATAGCGTTCTCGGAGTCGATATCTCTACATCGCTCATCAATATCGCCAGAACGAGAGTGCCAGAGGCAGAATTTCGGGTTGGATCGCTATTCAAAGTAGAAATTCCTTCATGTAATGTCATTACCTCAATTGGAGAGTGCCTCAACTACCTGTTTGATGTAGATAACAACTGCCAAATACTGGGTCAGTTTTTTCATCGTATATACGATACGTTGACTCCAGGTGGTATCTTTATCTTTGATATCGCAGAACCAGGACAGATTGAACCAGGAGCTACAATTAAAGGATTTACGCAAGGAAAGGATTGGATAGTACTTGTAGAAAAGCAGGAAGATTGGCAGCAAAAAAGATTAATCCGTCGGATTATTACCTTTCGGAAGGTAGAAGAATACTACAGACGAGATGATGAAGTCCACTGTCTCCAATTATACAAAGTAGAAGATGTGGCAAGAGAACTCTCTCAAGCAGGCTTCCAAATTCAGATTGGGCGCAGTTACGGACAATACAACCTACCCAAAGCTCATGCAGTATTCGTTGCACGTAAAGAATAG
- the hemB gene encoding porphobilinogen synthase translates to MFPTHRPRRLRTHPQLRRMVRETVLSKNDLIYPLFAVPGEAFAKEVKSMPGVYQLSVDKIVEEAKEVYDLGIPSIILFGIPEDKDTDATGAWHDCGIVQKAATAVKEAVPDLIVIADTCLCEYTSHGHCGYLQTGDLMGRVLNDPTLELLKKTAVSQAKAGADIIAPSGMMDGFVQAIREGLDAAGFQDTPILSYAAKYASAYYGPFRDAADSTPQFGDRRTYQMDPGNAREAIKEVELDIAEGADMLMVKPALAYMDIIWRVKEATNLPVAAYNVSGEYSMVKAAALNGWIDEQRVVMETLTSFKRAGSDLILTYHAKDAARWID, encoded by the coding sequence ATGTTTCCAACTCATCGCCCTCGCCGCTTAAGAACTCATCCCCAACTGCGCCGAATGGTGCGGGAAACGGTTTTATCTAAAAACGATTTAATTTATCCTCTATTTGCCGTCCCTGGTGAAGCATTTGCCAAAGAAGTCAAATCGATGCCAGGAGTCTATCAGTTGTCGGTAGACAAAATTGTGGAGGAAGCGAAAGAAGTTTACGATCTGGGTATCCCGTCGATTATTCTATTTGGCATTCCTGAAGATAAAGATACCGATGCAACTGGAGCTTGGCACGATTGCGGGATCGTCCAGAAAGCTGCAACTGCTGTCAAAGAAGCAGTACCAGATTTAATTGTCATTGCCGACACCTGCTTGTGCGAGTATACCAGTCACGGTCACTGCGGCTATTTGCAAACAGGCGATCTGATGGGTCGAGTTCTGAACGATCCGACTCTGGAATTACTCAAGAAAACAGCAGTGTCTCAAGCGAAAGCGGGAGCCGATATCATCGCACCTTCGGGGATGATGGACGGATTTGTACAAGCGATCCGCGAAGGGTTAGATGCAGCAGGATTCCAAGATACGCCGATTTTATCTTATGCGGCGAAGTACGCTTCAGCTTATTACGGTCCCTTCCGCGATGCTGCCGATTCTACACCGCAATTTGGCGATCGCCGCACGTATCAAATGGACCCGGGGAACGCCCGCGAAGCGATTAAAGAAGTCGAACTCGATATTGCTGAAGGGGCAGACATGCTGATGGTGAAACCTGCTTTGGCATATATGGACATTATCTGGCGAGTGAAGGAAGCCACCAATTTACCTGTAGCCGCTTACAATGTCTCTGGCGAGTATTCGATGGTGAAAGCCGCCGCCCTCAATGGCTGGATTGACGAACAGCGGGTAGTAATGGAGACTCTGACAAGTTTTAAACGGGCTGGGTCTGATTTGATCTTGACATATCACGCAAAAGATGCTGCTCGTTGGATTGATTAA
- a CDS encoding iron uptake porin: MNKSLWRSLLASPVVFATILACSPLFPAAANPKTSNTMAQVTSVSQLSDVQPTDWAFQALQSLVERYGCIAGYPDGTYRGNRALTRYEFAAGLNACLDRVNELIATATTDLVTKEDLATLQKLQEEFGTELATLRGRVDSLEAATAELEANQFSTTTKLSGAVIAAVSDIFSGDTADGGEVEDNTIFTNRARIEFNTSFTGQDSLYTLMSAGNLRGYAGITGTNEGELSFVRAQGDDQPDNDFALETLEYTFPLGDRTEVLLGIYGAAFYDFADTVTVFDGDGDSGSLSAYGTRNPLYNQVFGSGLGIKHEFGDSFEVSLGYLAEDGSANNPGDSSGLFNGPYGAFGQLLFKGGDRFKLGLTYVHAYNASDTFTGSAGANPRSFIADELGIDAPTSTDTYGVQLSWQVTDGIVIGGWAGYNNTRLLSSVGGQLDRGTLDIWNYAVTLGFPDLGKEGSLLGFMFGMEPKVTESTIDQIAEDDDNSFHIEGFYQYQLTDNIAVTPGVIWITSPGFNNDNDDAIIGALRTTFSF; this comes from the coding sequence ATGAATAAAAGCTTGTGGCGATCGCTTTTGGCTAGTCCGGTAGTTTTTGCAACAATATTAGCTTGTAGCCCGTTGTTCCCTGCCGCAGCGAATCCAAAGACTAGCAATACTATGGCGCAGGTGACTTCAGTTTCCCAATTATCAGACGTGCAACCGACTGACTGGGCTTTTCAGGCATTGCAATCTTTGGTAGAGCGTTACGGTTGTATTGCGGGTTATCCTGATGGTACGTATCGCGGTAATCGAGCCTTAACGAGATACGAGTTTGCGGCGGGATTAAATGCTTGTTTGGATCGAGTCAACGAGTTAATTGCTACAGCAACAACAGACTTAGTGACCAAAGAAGACTTAGCTACCTTACAAAAGTTACAAGAAGAGTTTGGCACAGAACTTGCTACCTTGCGCGGTCGAGTCGATAGCTTGGAAGCAGCGACAGCCGAACTAGAAGCAAATCAGTTCTCTACCACCACAAAATTGAGTGGAGCCGTAATTGCGGCTGTGTCGGATATTTTTAGCGGCGATACTGCTGATGGTGGTGAAGTTGAAGACAATACTATCTTTACAAACAGGGCAAGGATAGAATTCAACACTAGCTTTACCGGACAAGACTCGCTGTATACTCTGATGTCTGCTGGGAACTTGCGGGGATATGCGGGGATTACAGGTACGAATGAGGGCGAACTTTCTTTCGTCCGCGCCCAAGGTGACGACCAACCCGACAATGATTTTGCCTTAGAAACTCTAGAATATACTTTTCCTCTAGGCGATCGCACGGAAGTTTTACTAGGGATATATGGCGCTGCATTTTACGACTTTGCTGACACTGTGACCGTGTTTGATGGTGATGGCGATTCAGGATCGCTCTCAGCATATGGTACGCGCAACCCTCTCTACAACCAAGTTTTCGGTTCTGGTTTAGGTATTAAGCACGAATTTGGCGACAGTTTTGAAGTCAGCTTGGGCTACTTAGCAGAAGATGGTAGTGCGAACAATCCTGGTGATAGCAGTGGATTATTTAACGGTCCTTACGGTGCGTTCGGTCAACTCTTATTCAAAGGAGGCGATCGCTTCAAACTCGGTTTAACATATGTCCATGCCTACAATGCTTCTGATACCTTTACAGGTAGCGCTGGCGCTAACCCCAGAAGCTTCATTGCTGACGAACTCGGTATCGACGCACCAACCTCTACCGACACCTATGGCGTACAGCTTTCTTGGCAAGTTACCGATGGGATTGTCATTGGTGGTTGGGCTGGTTACAACAACACTCGCCTACTTTCCTCGGTAGGGGGACAATTGGATCGAGGCACGTTAGACATTTGGAATTATGCCGTTACCCTTGGTTTCCCAGATTTGGGAAAAGAAGGCAGTTTACTCGGCTTTATGTTTGGCATGGAACCAAAAGTCACTGAGTCTACTATCGACCAAATTGCTGAGGATGACGATAATTCCTTCCACATTGAAGGTTTCTACCAATATCAACTGACCGATAACATTGCCGTCACTCCTGGCGTAATTTGGATCACCTCACCTGGATTCAATAACGACAACGACGATGCCATCATCGGCGCGCTTCGGACAACATTTAGTTTCTAA
- a CDS encoding metal ABC transporter solute-binding protein, Zn/Mn family, translated as MSRCYLRYWTRWQLSLPLMSLLLSSIATGCNNQASSPPPAPQVETVASPSDRSKVVTTFLPMYWFTKAVAGEEAQVEILVPPGTEVHEYQATPANVQAIATADVLVKNGLGLEEFLEDTIKNAGNSKLKQVEASQGIKPVTEISPVEEATSEEEHEHEHSEGNPHVWLDPVLAQQQVNNIRDGLIAADLQNKATYTTNAANYIQQLQTLDREFRQRLQKYPNCTFVTFHDAYPYLAQRYKLKQVAVVEIPEDQLSPQDIQRAIAAVKKYNVKAVFGEPGTDNRLLKNLSQDLNLTFRPIDPLETGETNPQYYFTAMKANLKSLESACQ; from the coding sequence GTGAGCCGCTGCTACTTGCGATATTGGACTAGATGGCAACTCAGCCTACCCTTGATGTCACTCCTACTGTCATCAATTGCTACAGGCTGTAATAACCAAGCGAGTTCGCCGCCACCCGCGCCTCAAGTTGAGACAGTTGCGTCGCCGTCGGATCGGTCAAAGGTCGTGACAACATTTTTACCGATGTACTGGTTTACCAAAGCAGTAGCAGGAGAGGAGGCGCAAGTAGAAATTTTAGTCCCGCCTGGTACGGAAGTACACGAATACCAAGCAACACCAGCCAACGTGCAGGCGATCGCCACGGCTGACGTTTTAGTCAAAAACGGTTTGGGCTTGGAAGAATTTCTGGAAGATACGATAAAAAATGCTGGTAACTCCAAGCTGAAACAAGTCGAAGCAAGTCAAGGAATAAAACCTGTAACAGAAATTTCCCCAGTGGAAGAAGCGACTTCAGAAGAAGAACACGAACACGAACACTCTGAGGGTAATCCCCACGTCTGGCTCGATCCCGTCTTGGCGCAACAACAAGTCAATAACATTCGGGATGGCTTAATTGCTGCCGATCTACAAAATAAGGCGACTTACACTACTAACGCTGCCAACTATATCCAACAGTTGCAGACACTCGATCGCGAGTTTAGGCAAAGGTTACAAAAATATCCTAACTGCACGTTTGTCACCTTCCACGATGCCTATCCTTATTTGGCACAACGCTACAAACTCAAACAAGTAGCAGTCGTAGAAATTCCCGAAGACCAATTATCGCCCCAGGATATTCAAAGGGCGATCGCGGCGGTGAAAAAATACAACGTCAAAGCGGTGTTTGGCGAACCAGGGACAGATAACAGGTTGCTAAAAAACCTTTCTCAAGATTTAAATCTGACTTTCAGACCTATAGATCCTCTGGAGACAGGAGAGACAAATCCCCAATATTATTTCACGGCAATGAAAGCTAACCTCAAATCGTTGGAATCGGCTTGTCAGTAA
- a CDS encoding metal ABC transporter ATP-binding protein — MNHSAVTSNKYPILKVESLTVYQGNYLAVRDVSFELISGTDTAIVGPNGAGKSTLVQALLGTILHAAGKVEIFDRPLERLGRLCHQIGYMPQNFIFDRSFPISVSELVGLGYVEGREARGAQLCAPTVNSMHSRAEGRKAAIDRALKRVDGYHLRRQPIGSLSGGELKRVLLGYCLVMPRQLLILDEAFAGVDAQGAADFYTLLNELKQQENWTVLQISHDLDMVNRHCDRVLCLNQSLICTGTPEIALSPQNLLATYGPNFSRYHHRH, encoded by the coding sequence GTGAATCATTCAGCAGTAACTAGTAACAAATACCCGATTCTGAAAGTAGAAAGCTTAACAGTTTACCAAGGTAACTATCTCGCCGTCCGAGATGTTTCCTTTGAACTGATTTCAGGGACGGATACAGCGATCGTCGGTCCCAATGGCGCGGGGAAAAGTACCCTCGTACAAGCATTGCTAGGGACAATTCTCCACGCTGCGGGCAAAGTTGAAATTTTCGATCGCCCCCTAGAACGCTTGGGGAGATTGTGCCACCAGATCGGCTACATGCCGCAAAATTTTATCTTCGATCGCAGTTTTCCGATCTCTGTCAGCGAATTGGTTGGGTTGGGATACGTGGAGGGGCGAGAGGCTAGGGGCGCACAACTATGCGCCCCCACAGTAAATTCAATGCATTCTCGAGCGGAGGGAAGAAAGGCAGCGATCGACCGAGCATTGAAACGAGTTGATGGGTATCATCTGCGCCGACAGCCAATTGGTAGCCTCAGTGGGGGTGAATTAAAACGGGTGCTACTGGGGTATTGTTTGGTGATGCCACGGCAGCTATTAATCTTGGATGAGGCTTTTGCTGGTGTTGACGCACAAGGGGCAGCCGATTTTTACACATTGTTAAACGAACTCAAACAACAGGAAAATTGGACGGTATTGCAGATTTCCCACGATTTAGATATGGTCAACCGTCACTGCGATCGCGTTCTCTGTCTCAACCAAAGCCTAATTTGCACGGGTACGCCCGAAATTGCCCTATCTCCACAAAACTTACTAGCAACCTACGGTCCCAACTTCAGCCGCTACCATCATCGGCATTAG
- a CDS encoding DUF2808 domain-containing protein, producing MVRQTIGLLGTAIAVGLGLGGVVPSTVQAVQLGDGSVAFVQPPDLLEATTTFDSVNVWGATYYFTIAIPKAASEPLQRVTIHQKEGADNIRYKLDDTRAFVGTRRDRGDKIQLGEVTHDRKTRTVTVNFDPPIPPGRAITIGLRPRANPTTSGVYLFGVTAFPPGEKVRSQFMGFGRLHFYNNGGSRDIF from the coding sequence ATGGTAAGACAAACGATCGGATTGTTGGGAACTGCGATCGCGGTAGGTTTGGGTTTAGGTGGAGTAGTTCCCTCAACTGTACAAGCCGTGCAGCTGGGAGACGGTTCAGTTGCTTTCGTACAACCGCCAGATCTACTGGAAGCAACAACCACTTTTGATAGCGTCAATGTGTGGGGCGCAACTTATTACTTCACGATCGCCATTCCCAAAGCCGCAAGCGAACCCTTACAACGGGTGACGATTCATCAAAAGGAAGGTGCGGACAATATTCGTTACAAGCTCGATGATACCCGGGCGTTTGTTGGAACGCGCCGCGATCGCGGTGACAAAATTCAATTAGGCGAAGTCACCCACGATCGAAAAACGCGAACGGTGACAGTCAATTTCGATCCCCCAATTCCCCCTGGTAGAGCAATTACTATTGGTCTCAGACCGAGAGCGAATCCCACAACTTCTGGAGTTTATCTATTTGGTGTCACCGCTTTTCCGCCAGGGGAAAAAGTCCGCAGTCAATTCATGGGCTTCGGTCGGTTACATTTCTACAACAACGGTGGTAGTAGAGACATTTTTTAA
- a CDS encoding tetratricopeptide repeat protein, with the protein MKVVEEAMTAEDFMKQAAARADGGDYVGAIQSYDEVVFLNPENARAYGNRGFMRLNLGDRMGALSDFRAAAELFLSQGRMANYEMVLDYIEKMQ; encoded by the coding sequence ATGAAAGTTGTTGAAGAAGCGATGACTGCTGAAGACTTCATGAAGCAAGCAGCAGCTAGGGCTGATGGTGGGGATTATGTAGGAGCAATTCAAAGCTACGACGAAGTAGTATTCTTAAATCCTGAGAATGCCAGAGCTTATGGCAATCGCGGCTTTATGAGGTTAAATTTAGGCGATCGCATGGGTGCGTTATCAGATTTTCGTGCTGCCGCAGAACTCTTCCTCTCTCAAGGCAGAATGGCTAATTATGAGATGGTGTTGGATTATATCGAGAAGATGCAGTAA
- a CDS encoding acetate kinase, producing MKILVLNAGSSSQKSCLYEIVGDGILEQPVEPLWEATIDWTGKSEVGLLKVKTSHGASIKTEIPVRERQHAIAQMLDTLKQGETQVISDLAEIQLVGHRVVHGGQHYSQPTRITPEVKAAIKELANLAPAHNPVNLEGIEAIEQTLPQVPQVAVFDTAFHNSIPPSAAVYPIPYELSEQGIRRYGFHGISHEYVSRRAAYLLGKPNSLRLITCHLGNGCSLAAIRDGICVNTTMGFTPLEGLMMGTRSGSIDPSILLYLLRQGYNTEQLDEMLNKRSGLKGVSGISGDMRQISQAIAEGNDRAKLAFDIYIHRLRSHIGSMLASLSGTDALVFTAGVGENHPLTRQATCEAFEFLGLKLDSSKNQASPKDADIATSDSKIRVLVVQTQEDWAIAQSCWNMLNRES from the coding sequence ATGAAAATCCTCGTACTCAATGCCGGATCGAGCAGCCAAAAAAGTTGTCTCTATGAAATAGTGGGAGATGGTATTCTAGAGCAACCAGTTGAGCCACTGTGGGAAGCAACGATAGACTGGACGGGAAAATCGGAAGTCGGCTTATTAAAGGTAAAAACCTCTCATGGAGCATCAATAAAAACAGAAATTCCTGTCAGAGAACGGCAGCACGCGATCGCCCAAATGCTCGATACTTTAAAGCAAGGCGAGACACAGGTGATTTCCGATTTAGCTGAAATTCAACTCGTCGGACACCGTGTCGTTCACGGCGGACAGCATTACTCTCAGCCAACTCGCATCACTCCCGAGGTGAAAGCAGCAATAAAAGAACTAGCAAACCTTGCACCCGCACACAATCCCGTCAATTTAGAGGGGATTGAGGCGATCGAGCAGACTTTACCACAAGTACCGCAAGTAGCAGTATTCGACACCGCTTTTCACAATTCCATTCCCCCTAGTGCAGCCGTTTACCCCATCCCTTACGAGTTGTCCGAACAAGGAATTCGCCGTTACGGTTTTCACGGAATCAGTCATGAATACGTGTCCCGTCGCGCCGCTTATTTGTTGGGTAAACCTAATTCCCTCAGATTGATTACCTGTCATTTAGGTAACGGTTGTTCTTTAGCAGCAATCCGCGATGGGATCTGCGTTAATACGACGATGGGATTTACACCTCTGGAAGGATTGATGATGGGGACGCGATCGGGTTCTATCGATCCCAGCATTCTCCTCTATCTATTGCGACAGGGTTACAATACCGAGCAGTTAGACGAGATGCTCAATAAACGATCGGGACTGAAAGGCGTTTCTGGTATTAGTGGAGATATGCGCCAAATCAGCCAAGCGATCGCCGAGGGAAACGATCGCGCTAAATTAGCATTTGACATTTATATCCATCGCCTGCGATCGCACATCGGTTCGATGCTAGCTTCCTTATCAGGAACGGATGCACTTGTCTTCACTGCTGGGGTGGGAGAGAATCACCCTCTCACTCGTCAAGCCACCTGTGAAGCTTTTGAATTTTTGGGATTGAAACTCGATTCCAGCAAAAATCAAGCTTCCCCCAAGGATGCAGACATCGCCACCTCTGATTCAAAGATCCGCGTTTTAGTCGTCCAAACCCAAGAAGATTGGGCGATCGCTCAATCTTGCTGGAATATGTTGAATCGGGAGTCGTAG
- a CDS encoding class I SAM-dependent methyltransferase, translating into MQTIYVDGTYLENNPTYGVEDSPWKAQQILSIIRKNQLNPRSICEIGCGAGEILSQLQLSLPEHVRFQGYDISPQAIQLSQQRRNQNLSFACEDITKKEIDFFDILLCIDVFEHVEDYLNFLRQLRPKSKYKIFHIPLDMSAQFVLRAEPILWMRENVGHIHYFMKETALWALKDAGYNILDYCYTAEHVDRPKSFKARSLSLPRKILHAIAPDVTVRLLGGYSLLVLAES; encoded by the coding sequence ATGCAAACTATTTATGTCGATGGAACTTACCTTGAGAATAATCCAACATATGGTGTTGAAGATTCTCCTTGGAAAGCTCAGCAAATTCTGAGTATAATTCGGAAAAATCAGTTAAATCCTCGTTCTATTTGTGAAATTGGCTGCGGTGCTGGAGAGATTTTAAGTCAACTACAGTTATCCTTACCAGAGCATGTCAGATTTCAAGGATATGATATCTCACCTCAAGCAATCCAACTTTCGCAACAGCGCCGAAATCAAAATTTATCTTTTGCCTGTGAGGATATAACTAAAAAAGAAATCGATTTTTTCGATATTTTGCTTTGTATTGACGTGTTCGAGCATGTAGAAGACTATTTAAATTTTTTAAGACAGTTAAGACCTAAATCTAAATACAAAATTTTTCATATTCCTCTCGATATGTCAGCTCAATTCGTCCTGCGAGCTGAACCGATTTTATGGATGCGAGAAAACGTCGGTCATATACATTACTTCATGAAAGAAACAGCTCTTTGGGCTTTGAAAGATGCGGGCTACAATATTTTAGATTATTGCTACACTGCCGAGCATGTCGATCGCCCGAAATCCTTTAAAGCTCGATCGCTAAGTCTACCGCGAAAAATTTTACATGCGATCGCCCCAGACGTTACAGTGCGGCTACTAGGAGGATACTCGCTGTTAGTCCTAGCAGAATCATAG